One stretch of Acetomicrobium thermoterrenum DSM 13490 DNA includes these proteins:
- a CDS encoding heavy metal translocating P-type ATPase: MNMTTEEKRNFRITGMTCATCAMTVEKALKKVEGVKFAAVNLATETAFVLLEKDVPQRVLEEAVERVGYGVTYESQENFEARRYRASKRNVIFAWSITVPLMLLMFLHMAGYHISWFYYAETIASALVIFIAGKQTIKGAWIALSHFHANMDVLVFLGSLTSLITALLASVGLFETSFGSIGAMIMSIHLTGRFIESRLRDKASKEVKALLKLKAQEARVITEDGKEILMPIEAVKQGFLIAVKPGERIPADGEVAEGVSSVDEAMITGEPMPVLKKSGDKVTSGSLNLSSFLKVRVTQVGEDTFLSQMISLIQEAQGSKIPIQALADRITNVFVPIVTFLALLSGVLWAFNVEEWGSFLNHAKQILPWVIESRDPLSVGVFAFVTTIVIACPCALGLAIPMALITGTNKAMRQGLIIRNAEAIQTTKDVGVVIFDKTGTLTLGSPKVVEHNLTEEVANIVGNLESLSNHPLGKAIAELKKGDVEINDFEEIVGEGIRGTARGQSYLVGRPENPQRYRQLLEKGYTVVEVMRDGSILGYIGVFDPIREDSFEVVRRLKSMGVDVVLATGDGEGTAKVVASELGIKDFYWGVRPDDKVNIVRHYQGAGKKVMMTGDGMNDAAALKAADVGVAMGSGTDLAIDSADVVILNGGASKVVDLIEISKETFSVIRQNLAWAFGYNVIAIPLAMSALLHPIIAEGAMALSSISVILNSLRIKSV; encoded by the coding sequence ATGAATATGACTACTGAGGAGAAAAGGAATTTTCGAATAACGGGAATGACTTGTGCGACATGCGCAATGACTGTCGAAAAGGCATTGAAAAAAGTAGAGGGGGTTAAGTTTGCCGCTGTAAATTTGGCGACTGAAACGGCGTTTGTTCTTTTAGAGAAAGATGTTCCCCAGAGGGTTTTGGAAGAGGCAGTCGAAAGGGTAGGTTACGGTGTAACCTATGAATCTCAAGAAAACTTTGAAGCCCGACGTTACAGGGCATCTAAACGAAACGTTATATTCGCATGGTCTATAACGGTTCCTCTAATGTTATTGATGTTTTTGCATATGGCGGGATATCATATTTCGTGGTTTTATTACGCTGAAACAATAGCCTCGGCATTGGTCATATTTATAGCAGGAAAACAGACGATAAAGGGGGCATGGATCGCTTTATCTCATTTTCATGCTAATATGGATGTTCTCGTTTTTTTAGGATCCCTCACTTCATTGATAACTGCCCTATTAGCCTCGGTCGGTTTATTTGAGACGTCTTTTGGAAGCATAGGGGCAATGATTATGTCAATTCATCTGACTGGACGTTTTATAGAATCACGCCTGAGGGACAAAGCCTCCAAAGAAGTAAAGGCGTTACTGAAGCTGAAAGCCCAGGAAGCAAGAGTTATCACCGAAGATGGCAAGGAAATCTTAATGCCCATAGAAGCCGTAAAGCAGGGATTTTTGATAGCAGTTAAACCGGGGGAGCGCATTCCCGCAGATGGTGAAGTTGCAGAAGGAGTCTCTTCCGTGGATGAAGCGATGATCACGGGCGAACCGATGCCCGTTCTTAAAAAATCGGGCGATAAAGTTACTTCTGGCTCTCTTAACCTATCGAGTTTCCTCAAGGTTCGCGTTACTCAAGTCGGTGAAGATACCTTTCTTTCGCAGATGATATCATTAATTCAGGAAGCTCAGGGTTCAAAGATTCCCATTCAGGCTCTTGCGGATAGGATTACAAATGTTTTTGTTCCAATAGTGACTTTTCTTGCTCTGCTATCGGGTGTGCTATGGGCTTTTAACGTTGAAGAGTGGGGAAGCTTTTTAAACCATGCTAAACAGATTTTGCCCTGGGTTATCGAGTCCAGAGATCCTCTGTCGGTAGGAGTTTTTGCCTTTGTTACAACCATAGTGATCGCCTGCCCCTGTGCGCTTGGTTTAGCGATACCAATGGCTTTAATAACGGGAACGAACAAGGCTATGCGTCAGGGGCTCATAATAAGAAATGCAGAGGCCATACAAACTACAAAAGATGTAGGCGTCGTTATCTTCGATAAGACTGGTACCCTTACTTTGGGATCACCCAAGGTTGTAGAGCACAACCTTACAGAAGAAGTGGCAAATATCGTTGGAAACCTGGAGTCCCTGTCCAATCACCCTTTAGGGAAAGCTATAGCTGAATTAAAGAAAGGCGATGTCGAGATAAATGATTTCGAAGAGATAGTTGGCGAAGGCATCAGAGGTACGGCAAGGGGTCAATCATACTTGGTCGGAAGACCGGAAAATCCTCAAAGATATCGTCAATTACTTGAGAAGGGCTACACAGTTGTCGAAGTAATGAGGGATGGTTCTATATTGGGCTACATTGGGGTATTTGACCCAATAAGGGAGGATTCCTTTGAGGTTGTGCGTCGCCTTAAGAGCATGGGTGTAGATGTCGTGTTAGCCACAGGCGATGGCGAGGGAACAGCTAAAGTGGTCGCAAGTGAATTGGGTATAAAGGACTTTTATTGGGGCGTTCGTCCGGATGATAAGGTCAATATAGTAAGACACTATCAAGGAGCGGGCAAAAAGGTTATGATGACAGGAGACGGCATGAATGACGCTGCTGCTTTGAAAGCTGCCGATGTAGGTGTGGCCATGGGGAGCGGCACAGATCTGGCCATAGACAGTGCAGACGTCGTAATATTAAATGGTGGAGCCTCAAAGGTTGTGGATCTCATCGAGATTTCGAAAGAAACCTTTAGTGTAATTAGACAAAATTTGGCCTGGGCTTTTGGATATAACGTTATAGCGATTCCTTTGGCAATG